One genomic window of [Clostridium] scindens ATCC 35704 includes the following:
- a CDS encoding acyltransferase domain-containing protein, whose amino-acid sequence MIGIEEVMQRISLPEGARKIVRHMELTQNEFDAWRMLFYEDMEEFLAHWNQLPDKYAWALGLYIRLAAEVHDRYREKGIEECIYDQTFYDITIWCKECYRKHGVYGLEELWWLGQSVKMKLFRLGRLQFEPVVIKEFLQGKDRTIAAGTHVLNVHIPAGVPLKYEECEESFAWSTRFFEGGYEAYICESWLMSPHLREMLPSDSNIIRFQEMFEVVKVHYDYPQAEQRIFGDVLEDKERYPEDTSLRRAAKQYLMSGKDIGIGIGVIDVIYKNI is encoded by the coding sequence ATGATAGGCATAGAAGAAGTAATGCAAAGAATCAGTCTTCCGGAAGGGGCAAGAAAAATCGTACGGCATATGGAACTGACGCAGAATGAGTTTGACGCATGGAGGATGTTGTTCTATGAAGATATGGAGGAATTCCTTGCGCATTGGAATCAGCTGCCGGACAAGTATGCGTGGGCGCTGGGATTATACATCCGTCTTGCGGCCGAAGTACATGACAGATATCGTGAGAAGGGGATTGAAGAGTGCATTTATGACCAGACCTTCTATGATATTACAATCTGGTGCAAAGAATGCTATCGGAAGCATGGCGTGTATGGGCTGGAAGAACTTTGGTGGCTGGGTCAGTCCGTGAAGATGAAACTCTTTCGACTGGGAAGACTTCAGTTTGAGCCTGTTGTCATAAAAGAGTTCTTGCAAGGAAAGGATAGAACCATAGCGGCAGGAACACATGTCTTGAATGTGCATATTCCTGCAGGGGTTCCTTTGAAATATGAGGAATGCGAAGAATCCTTTGCGTGGTCCACACGATTCTTTGAAGGAGGATATGAGGCATATATCTGTGAATCCTGGCTGATGTCGCCTCATCTTAGGGAAATGCTGCCATCAGACAGCAATATCATAAGATTTCAGGAGATGTTCGAAGTCGTCAAGGTGCACTATGATTATCCGCAGGCAGAGCAGAGGATATTCGGGGATGTGCTGGAAGATAAGGAGAGATATCCGGAAGATACCTCCCTTAGAAGAGCAGCAAAACAGTATTTGATGAGTGGAAAAGATATAGGGATCGGAATTGGAGTTATAGATGTTATCTATAAGAATATATAG
- a CDS encoding beta-galactosidase small subunit, whose protein sequence is MGSNSCGPELAEQYRLDSKEFVFGIRLIPYKN, encoded by the coding sequence ATTGGATCAAACAGTTGCGGACCGGAACTGGCAGAGCAGTACAGATTAGACAGCAAAGAGTTTGTATTTGGAATCAGGCTAATACCGTACAAAAATTGA
- a CDS encoding BlaR1 family beta-lactam sensor/signal transducer gives MKKILKKHLTISSQYHLWYIFVCAAIIPFIPLKSITPASLLQRIQYLFYPEAANTLGSSMKPLDNAALPTQLGISDFAASYGSSALNQLNSIFIPIWIIGCLITILYFAYNIIKIYSIRKSAYLISKENEPDLYRQYSECLNELRIKRKVSLYASCNMSSPVSYGLLHPKVIIPQDMDILLSNEDVRFIFLHELLHYRHKDAALNYITCILQVIYWFNPFIWYGFRELQKDREIACDSSVIHIVGKSQSTNYGYTLIKYAQRMQHNAFLSPLSRLGGEKKVMIQRIKEIANYKTNTPKQRRKSAALLLLICTIVYCISPLLTVYAAHDVSYDFQSQNVETMDLSSYFKGTDGTFILYDTSSGQYQIYNQELSTKRISPDSTFKIYSGLFALEEGIIHYDASNREWDGTTYSFDTWNKDQTLATAMQNSVNWYFQNLDIQLGYQKLYSYYKKISYGNCDLTADINYYWAESSLKISPVEQVMLLSNLLKNKWNFKEENIQAIKNSLFISNISIGRLYGKTGTGVVNGQNSNGWFIGFIEHGERVYCFATNLQNADNATGSTASEITIEILNSIFS, from the coding sequence GTGAAAAAGATTTTAAAAAAGCATCTTACTATAAGCAGCCAATATCATCTATGGTATATTTTTGTCTGTGCAGCGATAATTCCCTTTATACCTCTTAAAAGCATTACTCCTGCTTCGCTGCTGCAAAGGATACAATATTTATTCTACCCAGAGGCTGCTAATACGCTTGGAAGCTCTATGAAACCGTTAGACAATGCGGCTTTGCCTACTCAGTTGGGTATATCTGATTTTGCAGCATCATATGGCAGTTCTGCCCTGAATCAGTTAAACAGCATCTTCATTCCTATATGGATCATCGGCTGTTTGATAACCATATTATATTTTGCATATAACATTATAAAAATTTATTCCATCAGAAAGTCTGCGTATTTAATATCGAAAGAAAATGAACCCGATTTGTATAGGCAATATTCCGAATGCCTGAATGAACTTCGTATCAAACGCAAGGTTTCTCTCTATGCTTCCTGCAATATGTCCAGTCCGGTATCCTACGGTCTGCTCCATCCAAAGGTTATTATTCCGCAAGACATGGACATACTTTTGTCGAATGAAGATGTACGGTTTATTTTCTTGCACGAACTGCTGCATTATAGGCATAAAGATGCTGCATTGAATTACATAACCTGTATCCTGCAAGTTATTTATTGGTTCAATCCTTTTATCTGGTATGGATTCCGGGAATTACAAAAAGATCGGGAAATTGCTTGTGATAGTTCCGTGATTCATATTGTTGGAAAAAGCCAATCCACAAATTATGGCTATACATTAATCAAGTATGCCCAGAGGATGCAGCACAACGCCTTTCTTTCCCCTCTATCACGTTTAGGCGGAGAAAAGAAAGTAATGATTCAGCGGATAAAGGAAATTGCCAACTACAAAACTAATACTCCAAAACAAAGACGGAAAAGCGCCGCATTATTACTATTGATTTGCACAATTGTCTATTGCATAAGCCCTTTGCTGACCGTTTACGCTGCGCATGATGTCTCCTATGATTTTCAATCTCAAAATGTAGAAACTATGGATCTGTCCTCCTATTTCAAAGGAACGGACGGAACATTCATCTTATATGATACATCTAGCGGTCAATATCAAATATACAATCAGGAATTAAGCACCAAACGTATCTCTCCTGATTCTACGTTTAAAATATATAGCGGACTCTTTGCATTGGAAGAAGGCATCATCCATTACGATGCTTCCAATCGAGAATGGGACGGAACTACTTATTCTTTTGATACATGGAATAAAGATCAAACCCTTGCAACTGCCATGCAAAATTCCGTAAACTGGTATTTTCAAAACCTGGATATACAGTTAGGATATCAGAAACTCTATTCCTATTATAAGAAAATTTCTTATGGAAACTGCGATCTGACTGCTGATATTAACTATTATTGGGCAGAATCTTCCTTAAAGATATCCCCAGTAGAACAAGTGATGCTTTTATCAAATCTGCTGAAAAACAAATGGAATTTTAAAGAAGAGAATATACAGGCAATAAAAAATTCTTTATTTATTTCTAATATCTCCATCGGAAGATTATATGGAAAAACCGGTACAGGAGTTGTTAACGGGCAAAATTCAAATGGGTGGTTTATCGGCTTTATTGAACACGGCGAACGAGTTTACTGCTTTGCGACAAACTTGCAGAATGCTGATAATGCTACCGGCAGCACTGCCTCCGAAATAACCATAGAGATACTAAATTCTATCTTTTCTTAA
- a CDS encoding AraC family transcriptional regulator produces MYIDSAYWHNKVLDFKDKKYALFVTSCGTYRLITKPKLPTNRPRGRIDYQILYIASGKAHFYFNGIEEIVNAGNMVIYRPKEEQRYYYYGTDHTEVYWVHFTGNNVKNILRKYGIPDEAHVIHTGTSFEYKHIFLQMIQELKLCKEDYEELLVNYLKHLLIMLHRLDSHKPKGKNRLLMEEMDSAVRYFHENYTKAISIEEYATEHHMSISWFIRNFKEYTEATPTQYIQSLRISNAQTLLETTNYNVSEIAQILGYDDPFYFSRVFKKQSGLSPSEFRKQLQQDT; encoded by the coding sequence ATGTATATAGATTCTGCTTATTGGCATAATAAGGTACTTGACTTCAAAGACAAAAAATACGCTCTGTTTGTTACTAGTTGCGGTACCTATCGTCTGATTACAAAACCAAAACTTCCTACCAACCGTCCCCGTGGCAGAATTGACTATCAAATCCTCTACATTGCTTCCGGCAAAGCCCATTTCTACTTTAACGGTATTGAAGAAATCGTTAATGCAGGTAATATGGTCATCTATCGCCCTAAAGAAGAGCAACGCTATTACTACTATGGAACTGACCATACGGAAGTGTATTGGGTTCACTTTACCGGTAATAACGTAAAAAATATTCTAAGAAAATACGGTATTCCGGATGAGGCACATGTAATTCATACCGGTACTTCTTTTGAATATAAGCATATTTTTTTACAAATGATCCAAGAATTGAAGTTATGTAAAGAGGATTATGAAGAACTTCTTGTCAATTACTTAAAACATCTTCTGATTATGTTGCATCGGTTAGACAGCCACAAACCCAAAGGTAAAAACCGTCTGCTTATGGAAGAAATGGATTCTGCAGTTCGATATTTTCATGAGAACTATACTAAAGCAATCAGTATTGAAGAATACGCCACTGAACATCATATGAGCATCAGCTGGTTTATCAGGAATTTCAAAGAATATACAGAAGCAACTCCGACCCAATATATTCAATCCTTACGGATTTCCAATGCACAAACTCTTCTTGAAACAACTAATTACAATGTTTCAGAAATTGCCCAAATTCTTGGATACGATGATCCTTTTTACTTTAGTCGGGTTTTCAAGAAGCAAAGCGGATTGTCGCCTTCAGAATTTCGCAAACAACTTCAGCAGGATACTTAA
- a CDS encoding MFS transporter, with protein MEEKKYLKWYNKVGYGSGDIAGNVVYAFLSAFVMIYLTNTVGLNPGIVGTLIAVSKLFDGITDVFFGSMIDKTKSRMGKARPWMLYGYIGCAVTLAAIFAIPTDLGEFAQYAWFFIAYTLLNAVFYTANNIAYSALTALITKNNKERVEMGSYRFIFAFSTSLLIQSVTLAFVDKLGGGADGWRAAAIIYAILGLIVNTISVLSVKELPEEELNDGMEKNDDEKYTLIDAAKLLFSNKYYVMICATYILQQIYVAMINMGLYYMMYILFNKELYPIFSWAINIPLIIALLITPSLVAKWKGMYKLNLTGYVVGTIGRALVVVAAYLGSVELMLVFTAVAAFGTGPWQGDMNAVIAECSEYTYLTKKKRVDGTMYSCTSLGVKLGGGLGTAISGWLLEFSGFSEKLTIQPDSCIQMLHIMYLWIPFVITLIITIIMSKMKVEKANTELKTQELN; from the coding sequence ATGGAAGAAAAGAAATACTTAAAATGGTATAACAAAGTCGGATATGGTTCCGGAGATATTGCGGGAAATGTGGTATATGCATTCCTTTCCGCTTTTGTTATGATTTATCTTACCAATACAGTGGGGCTGAACCCAGGTATTGTAGGTACATTGATTGCAGTTTCTAAACTTTTTGATGGAATAACAGATGTTTTCTTTGGTTCAATGATTGATAAAACCAAGAGCAGGATGGGAAAAGCCAGACCATGGATGCTTTATGGATACATTGGTTGTGCAGTTACATTGGCAGCGATTTTCGCAATCCCGACTGATCTTGGGGAATTTGCACAGTATGCGTGGTTTTTCATTGCATATACGCTCCTTAATGCAGTATTCTATACAGCAAACAATATTGCTTATTCTGCACTGACCGCTTTGATTACAAAAAACAACAAAGAAAGAGTAGAGATGGGTTCTTATCGTTTTATATTTGCTTTTTCAACCAGCCTTTTGATTCAGTCTGTAACGCTTGCTTTTGTAGATAAACTTGGCGGAGGCGCAGATGGCTGGAGAGCGGCAGCTATTATCTATGCAATTCTTGGTTTGATTGTAAATACGATATCCGTACTGTCCGTAAAGGAATTACCGGAGGAAGAACTGAATGATGGTATGGAAAAAAATGATGATGAAAAGTATACACTTATAGATGCCGCAAAACTGTTATTCTCGAATAAGTATTATGTAATGATCTGTGCCACATACATTTTACAGCAGATTTATGTTGCCATGATTAATATGGGACTGTATTACATGATGTACATTCTGTTTAATAAAGAGTTATATCCAATATTCTCTTGGGCAATTAATATTCCACTGATAATTGCATTGTTAATTACACCATCTCTGGTTGCGAAGTGGAAAGGAATGTATAAATTAAACCTGACCGGTTATGTAGTTGGAACGATTGGTCGTGCATTAGTAGTTGTTGCAGCATATTTAGGCAGTGTAGAGTTGATGCTTGTATTTACAGCCGTTGCTGCATTTGGTACAGGTCCATGGCAGGGAGACATGAATGCTGTTATTGCAGAATGTTCGGAGTATACTTATCTGACAAAAAAGAAGCGTGTAGATGGAACGATGTATTCGTGTACATCATTGGGTGTAAAACTTGGTGGTGGATTAGGAACGGCAATTTCAGGATGGCTTTTGGAATTCAGTGGATTCAGTGAAAAATTAACGATACAGCCGGATTCTTGTATCCAGATGCTCCATATCATGTATTTGTGGATTCCATTTGTGATCACGCTGATTATTACGATTATCATGTCAAAAATGAAAGTCGAAAAAGCAAATACAGAATTAAAAACTCAAGAATTAAATTAG
- a CDS encoding HD domain-containing protein encodes MNLTYQDIKANKEINQYITMGNEILGVLGYTDHSQKHAVIVAERAAGVLEVLGYSKKEIELCKIAGFMHDIGNCVNRSDHAHSGAIMAMQILRSLGMSAEDISVVISAIGNHDEKTGTAVNAVSAAIILADKTDVRRNRVRNKKKSSFDIHDRVNFGVLSTELTANPEKKEIHLNLELDEEKCSILDYFEIFTERMLMCRRASEMLGMHFKFTVNERKVL; translated from the coding sequence TTGAATTTAACATATCAGGATATAAAGGCAAACAAAGAAATTAACCAGTATATCACGATGGGAAATGAAATACTGGGGGTTCTTGGATATACAGACCATTCGCAAAAACATGCTGTGATTGTTGCCGAACGAGCAGCAGGGGTGTTGGAGGTATTGGGATATTCAAAAAAAGAAATAGAATTATGCAAAATTGCAGGATTTATGCATGATATAGGAAACTGTGTGAATCGTTCAGATCACGCACACAGCGGAGCGATTATGGCAATGCAGATACTGCGGAGTCTTGGAATGAGTGCAGAAGATATTTCGGTTGTGATTTCCGCAATTGGAAATCATGATGAAAAAACCGGAACTGCGGTAAATGCAGTTTCTGCGGCCATTATTCTGGCAGATAAAACTGATGTGCGGAGAAACCGTGTACGCAATAAAAAAAAGTCAAGTTTTGATATTCACGACCGAGTCAATTTTGGTGTACTTTCAACAGAACTTACAGCGAACCCTGAGAAAAAAGAAATACATCTGAATTTAGAATTAGATGAAGAAAAATGCTCTATTTTAGATTATTTTGAAATTTTCACAGAACGAATGCTGATGTGCAGGAGAGCTTCGGAGATGTTGGGAATGCATTTTAAGTTTACAGTCAATGAAAGAAAAGTATTGTGA
- a CDS encoding MFS transporter, whose product MKLTREEKNWILYDVGNSAFVLLVTTIMPIYFNYLAGNAGLSDAQYLAYWGYAASIATLITAFLGPVIGTLADTKGFKKPIFLISLIIGTVGCISLGLAKQWTIFLVIYIIAKIGFSASTIFYDSMLSDVTIEERLDNVSSQGYAWGYIGSCIPFILCMVVVLGADKIGISLETAMIISFAIVAVWWFCLTIPLLKTYQQKYFVERQQHAVSASFKRIGNTIRNVRNEKKVFIFLLAFFFYIDGVYTIIDMATAYGSALGLDSTGLLLALLATQFVAFPCSILFGKLAKKHAAEKLIGICIAAYFGIAIFAMFLQHQWQFWMLAVLVGMFQGGIQALSRSYFTKIIPAKQSGEYFGLMDICGKGASFVGTTVVSLVSQLTNDVNKGVGMIAFMFIIGGILFYIAARAENASSCSVK is encoded by the coding sequence ATGAAATTAACAAGAGAAGAAAAAAACTGGATATTGTATGATGTAGGTAATTCTGCTTTTGTTTTACTCGTTACTACTATTATGCCGATTTATTTTAATTATCTTGCAGGTAATGCAGGATTGTCCGATGCACAGTATTTAGCCTACTGGGGCTATGCCGCCTCCATTGCTACGCTTATTACTGCATTTCTCGGACCTGTTATCGGAACATTAGCAGATACCAAAGGGTTTAAGAAACCAATTTTTCTGATCTCCTTAATTATAGGAACGGTTGGCTGTATCAGTCTCGGTCTGGCAAAGCAATGGACTATATTCTTAGTTATTTATATCATTGCAAAAATTGGATTTTCCGCCAGCACTATTTTTTACGATTCCATGCTGTCAGATGTAACAATCGAAGAACGATTAGATAATGTCTCATCTCAAGGATATGCCTGGGGATATATTGGAAGCTGTATTCCATTTATCTTATGCATGGTTGTAGTCCTGGGCGCAGATAAAATCGGAATTAGTCTTGAAACTGCTATGATTATCTCATTTGCAATAGTTGCAGTATGGTGGTTTTGCCTGACGATCCCGCTGTTAAAAACCTATCAGCAGAAATATTTTGTGGAACGCCAACAACATGCAGTATCAGCAAGTTTTAAGCGTATTGGAAATACAATCCGCAATGTTCGAAATGAAAAAAAGGTGTTTATATTTTTGCTGGCTTTCTTCTTCTATATTGATGGAGTCTACACCATTATTGATATGGCAACCGCATACGGTTCAGCTCTTGGGCTGGACAGTACCGGACTGCTGTTAGCACTTCTTGCAACACAGTTTGTAGCATTTCCGTGTTCTATTTTATTCGGAAAACTGGCTAAAAAACATGCTGCTGAAAAACTAATTGGCATATGCATTGCAGCTTATTTTGGAATTGCCATTTTCGCTATGTTCCTACAGCATCAATGGCAGTTTTGGATGCTTGCTGTGCTGGTTGGTATGTTTCAGGGCGGTATTCAGGCATTGTCCCGTTCCTATTTCACAAAGATTATTCCGGCGAAACAGTCCGGCGAATATTTTGGGTTAATGGATATTTGCGGCAAAGGGGCTTCCTTTGTAGGAACTACTGTTGTCAGTCTTGTATCGCAACTTACAAATGATGTCAATAAAGGGGTTGGCATGATCGCCTTTATGTTCATTATTGGCGGTATTCTGTTTTATATTGCAGCACGAGCTGAGAATGCTTCATCCTGTTCTGTCAAATAA
- a CDS encoding helix-turn-helix transcriptional regulator: MISVYEQKREQFNIVHKVSKHYPPHLHANLEIVYVTEGTLELGVGQDFFHMEKGDFAIVFPNMIHHYQVFSNDSSKAFYLYPPLSYAGQFVGKLQKYCPENPVIKKECVHDDILNAIRCLYREHTRNTIVEQCYVQIIMARSLPCFQLIEKDSFSSGDIIYRTVSYVAAHFKEEITLDMMARDLGVSKYVLSRVFSATFHKNYNQYLNEQRMNYVISLLECSDEPITDICLDAGFQSQRTFNRVFQEMYKMSPREYRNYFREKNITHEYFEG; encoded by the coding sequence ATGATTTCTGTGTATGAACAAAAAAGGGAACAATTTAATATTGTACATAAAGTGTCAAAGCATTATCCACCGCATCTACATGCCAACCTGGAGATTGTGTATGTAACAGAAGGAACATTGGAATTGGGGGTTGGGCAAGATTTCTTTCATATGGAAAAAGGAGATTTTGCAATCGTATTTCCAAATATGATACATCATTATCAGGTGTTTTCAAATGACAGCAGTAAAGCATTTTATCTATATCCGCCACTTTCGTATGCGGGGCAGTTTGTGGGCAAACTTCAAAAATATTGTCCAGAGAATCCAGTTATTAAAAAAGAATGTGTACATGATGATATTTTGAATGCGATTCGTTGTTTATATCGTGAGCATACAAGAAACACTATTGTGGAGCAGTGTTATGTTCAAATCATTATGGCCAGAAGTTTGCCATGCTTCCAGTTGATTGAAAAGGATAGTTTTAGTAGTGGGGATATTATTTATCGGACGGTATCTTATGTGGCGGCACATTTTAAAGAAGAAATTACATTGGATATGATGGCAAGAGATTTAGGAGTCAGTAAATACGTTTTATCCCGAGTATTCTCGGCAACATTTCATAAAAATTATAATCAATACTTAAATGAGCAAAGGATGAATTATGTAATCTCACTATTGGAGTGTTCAGACGAACCCATTACCGATATTTGCCTGGATGCAGGATTCCAGAGTCAGCGGACGTTTAATAGGGTGTTCCAAGAAATGTATAAAATGAGTCCGAGAGAATACAGAAATTATTTTAGAGAAAAAAATATTACACATGAATATTTCGAAGGTTAG
- a CDS encoding BlaI/MecI/CopY family transcriptional regulator translates to MEKLPQISEAEYEIMKIVWEDSPISTNDICAKVPSVHNWSSKTVHTLLSRLVSKHVISYEQRGRMYYYFPIISKSKYLLQENRSFLTRFYNGEAAPLLSSLLSNAQLSDQDLRNMYHLLDSKLNGGD, encoded by the coding sequence ATGGAAAAATTACCTCAAATTTCAGAAGCTGAATATGAAATCATGAAAATTGTATGGGAGGATTCTCCTATCAGTACGAATGATATCTGTGCAAAAGTACCTTCTGTTCATAACTGGAGTTCCAAAACGGTTCATACCTTATTATCCCGTTTAGTCTCAAAACATGTCATATCTTATGAACAAAGAGGGCGCATGTATTACTACTTTCCTATCATCTCGAAAAGCAAATATTTATTACAGGAAAATCGCTCATTTTTAACGCGTTTTTATAATGGCGAGGCAGCCCCACTATTGTCATCACTGCTATCAAACGCACAGTTATCTGATCAAGATTTAAGAAATATGTACCATTTGCTTGATTCAAAATTGAATGGTGGTGATTAA
- a CDS encoding zinc dependent phospholipase C family protein, whose amino-acid sequence MPSTYAHYKFGQEIRHKLTRKEKQIIDEFPDYFNIGLHGPDILFYYKPLRSNSVNQIGYSTHDKSGLIFFENAAKILKLHPQDNRYYSYLYGVICHFALDTTCHGYIAEKIAKSGISHTEIEVEFDRALLTADGLNPITQPLTEHIKTSEEFGDVIHSFFPPVSGAEVTTALKGMIHNNNLLVAPSHFKRSIIYLILFLSGNYKEMHGLIVNYHENPSCRDSTEMLMQLYQKAKITALALIREYEYSVNEDIPLNPIYQYNFAGNLIKEEIHS is encoded by the coding sequence ATGCCATCGACATATGCACATTATAAATTCGGTCAGGAAATACGACACAAATTAACCAGAAAAGAAAAACAGATTATAGACGAATTTCCGGATTACTTTAATATCGGACTTCATGGCCCGGATATTCTCTTTTATTATAAACCGTTACGAAGCAACTCTGTTAACCAAATTGGTTATAGTACTCATGATAAAAGCGGCCTTATATTTTTTGAAAATGCCGCCAAGATTCTCAAACTGCATCCGCAGGATAACCGCTACTACTCCTATCTCTATGGAGTAATCTGTCATTTTGCATTAGATACAACCTGTCACGGATACATTGCAGAAAAAATTGCTAAGAGTGGAATTTCCCACACGGAAATAGAAGTGGAATTTGACCGTGCTCTTTTGACTGCTGACGGACTTAACCCTATCACTCAGCCGTTAACCGAACATATCAAAACGAGTGAAGAATTCGGTGATGTGATACATTCCTTTTTTCCACCTGTAAGTGGAGCAGAAGTGACTACTGCCTTAAAGGGTATGATTCACAATAACAATTTGCTGGTCGCGCCATCCCATTTTAAGCGCAGTATCATATATCTGATTTTGTTTTTATCCGGTAACTACAAAGAAATGCACGGGCTGATTGTCAATTATCATGAAAATCCAAGCTGCCGTGACAGCACGGAAATGCTTATGCAGTTATATCAGAAAGCTAAAATCACAGCCCTCGCGTTAATTCGTGAGTATGAATATTCTGTAAATGAAGATATACCGTTAAATCCAATATATCAATATAATTTTGCAGGAAATCTGATAAAGGAGGAAATTCACTCATGA
- a CDS encoding ABC transporter substrate-binding protein: protein MKKKLLSVLLCAAMVGSLAAGCGSKEDKKDASNGDGKTVLTFWCHDNAPWVKAYKEMGKKFEKANPDYKVEVQEYPFEVYNDKIQTALTSSTSGPDIIAVWGGLAPSFIQSDALSEVPEDLSKELEEDYLAPTVGIYQKEGKYYGVPMEFNLEYGGMIVNKKLFDDAGISYPKTWEDLRKVSKEVAKQNGEVVEMKGFEMIDTDALICNYLAMILQQGGQYLQEDESINFATPEGIKAMEEILSMVKDGECDLDNLTAGEYCYNDVYQDKGYMSSVGSWAIGEGTDSYDLTYGEDFEYVPVPQYGEQMAFASETGWGIMVPDNGKNKDAAWEFVKFFSEPENLVQHNIACNQLPPRKSLLDSEEYKEAMPNVAFLLDILPSGQWMGPYNTSDMREIFDQMFIGLCQSDNPDIEGALKEASEKITEECQIGYSMD from the coding sequence ATGAAAAAGAAGCTGTTAAGCGTATTGTTATGTGCCGCTATGGTTGGCTCTCTTGCCGCCGGATGCGGATCAAAGGAGGACAAAAAGGATGCCTCGAATGGAGATGGGAAGACGGTACTTACATTCTGGTGCCATGATAATGCTCCATGGGTAAAGGCTTACAAAGAGATGGGCAAGAAGTTCGAGAAAGCAAATCCGGATTATAAGGTAGAGGTGCAGGAGTACCCCTTCGAAGTCTACAATGACAAGATTCAGACCGCATTGACTTCCAGTACATCCGGCCCTGATATCATAGCGGTATGGGGAGGCCTGGCGCCTTCATTCATCCAGTCAGACGCCTTGTCCGAAGTGCCGGAGGACCTTTCCAAGGAATTAGAAGAAGATTATCTGGCGCCAACGGTTGGCATCTATCAGAAGGAAGGCAAGTATTATGGCGTTCCGATGGAATTCAATCTGGAATATGGCGGAATGATTGTTAATAAGAAACTATTTGATGATGCGGGAATCTCATACCCAAAGACTTGGGAAGACCTTCGCAAGGTATCCAAGGAAGTAGCCAAGCAAAATGGCGAGGTTGTAGAGATGAAGGGCTTCGAGATGATTGATACGGATGCGCTGATTTGTAACTATCTTGCAATGATCCTTCAGCAGGGAGGCCAGTATCTGCAGGAAGATGAATCAATTAATTTTGCTACGCCGGAAGGCATCAAGGCAATGGAAGAGATTCTGAGTATGGTGAAGGACGGCGAATGCGATCTGGACAACCTGACTGCCGGAGAATATTGCTACAACGACGTATATCAGGATAAGGGCTACATGTCTTCTGTCGGCTCCTGGGCAATCGGCGAGGGAACAGATTCCTATGATCTGACATATGGAGAAGACTTCGAATATGTGCCGGTACCGCAGTACGGCGAACAGATGGCATTTGCATCTGAGACAGGATGGGGAATCATGGTTCCGGATAACGGAAAGAACAAAGACGCAGCCTGGGAATTTGTCAAGTTCTTCAGCGAGCCGGAGAATCTGGTACAGCATAATATAGCATGCAACCAGCTTCCGCCGAGAAAATCCTTGCTGGACAGCGAAGAGTATAAGGAGGCAATGCCGAATGTAGCGTTCCTGCTGGATATTCTTCCTAGCGGACAGTGGATGGGGCCTTATAATACCTCCGATATGCGTGAGATCTTCGACCAGATGTTTATCGGGCTTTGCCAGTCCGACAATCCGGATATCGAAGGAGCGTTAAAAGAAGCGTCTGAGAAGATAACAGAGGAATGCCAGATAGGCTATTCGATGGATTAA